The Chanos chanos chromosome 6, fChaCha1.1, whole genome shotgun sequence genome includes a region encoding these proteins:
- the eno1b gene encoding enolase 1b, (alpha), with protein MSILKIHAREIFDSRGNPTVEVDLYTEKGLFRAAVPSGASTGIYEALELRDNDKSRYLGKGVSKAVEHVNQTIGPALVSQGISVVEQEKIDQLMLDLDGTENKSKFGANAILGVSLAVCKAGAAEKGVPLYRHIADLAGNPEVILPVPAFNVINGGSHAGNKLAMQEFMILPVGASSFKEAMRIGAEVYHNLKNVIKEKYGKDATNVGDEGGFAPNILENKEALELLKNAISKAGYSDEIVIGMDVAASEFYRDGKYDLDFKSPDDPGRYITPDELADLYKSFIQDYPVVSIEDPFDQDDWDAWAKFTGTTDIQVVGDDLTVTNPKRISKAVESKACNCLLLKVNQIGTVTESMQACKMAQTNGWGVMVSHRSGETEDTFIADLVVGLCTGQIKTGAPCRSERLAKYNQILRIEEELGDKARFAGKNFRNPLV; from the exons ATGTCCATCTTGAAGATTCATGCACGCGAGATCTTCGACTCCAGGGGAAACCCCACGGTGGAGGTCGATCTCTACACAGAAAAAG gtCTGTTCAGGGCAGCTGTCCCCAGTGGAGCCTCCACTGGCATCTATGAGGCTCTGGAGCTGAGAGACAACGACAAGTCTCGTTACCTGGGCAAAG gcGTATCAAAGGCTGTGGAGCATGTCAATCAAACCATTGGACCCGCCCTAGTCAGCCAG GGCATTTCTGTGGTCGAACAGGAGAAGATTGACCAGCTGATGCTCGATTTGGACGGCACAGAGAACAAGT CGAAGTTCGGAGCGAATGCCATCCTGGGCGTGTCTCTGGCCGTGTGCAAGGCGGGCGCGGCGGAGAAGGGTGTGCCATTGTACCGACACATCGCTGACCTCGCTGGAAATCCAGAGGTCATTCTGCCCGTGCCT GCCTTTAACGTGATAAACGGCGGTTCCCACGCGGGGAACAAACTGGCTATGCAGGAGTTTATGATCCTGCCCGTGGGAGCGAGCAGCTTTAAGGAGGCCATGCGCATCGGCGCGGAGGTGTACCACAATCTGAAAAACGTCATCAAAGAGAAATACGGCAAGGACGCCACCAACGTGGGCGACGAGGGAGGCTTCGCACCCAACATCCTGGAGAACAAAGAAG ctctGGAGCTGTTGAAGAATGCCATCAGTAAAGCAGGCTACTCAGACGAGATCGTGATTGGCATGGATGTTGCTGCGTCTGAGTTCTACCGCGACGGGAAATACGACCTGGACTTCAAGTCTCCGGATGACCCCGGCCGCTACATCACTCCCGACGAGCTGGCAGACCTGTATAAGAGCTTTATCCAGGATTACCCAG tggTGTCCATTGAGGATCCATTTGACCAGGACGACTGGGATGCGTGGGCCAAGTTTACTGGGACCACTGACATCCAGGTGGTGGGAGACGACCTGACGGTGACGAACCCCAAACGCATCAGCAAAGCCGTGGAGAGCAAAGCCTGCAACTGCCTCCTCCTGAAAGTCAACCAGATCGGGACCGTTACTGAGTCCATGCAGGC GTGTAAGATGGCCCAGACCAATGGCTGGGGAGTGATGGTCAGTCATCGTTCTGGAGAAACGGAGGACACCTTCATCGCTGACCTGGTGGTGGGACTCTGCACCGGACAG ATTAAGACTGGGGCGCCGTGCCGTTCGGAGCGTCTGGCGAAGTACAATCAGATTCTCAG AATTGAAGAGGAGTTGGGAGACAAGGCCCGGTTCGCCGGGAAGAACTTCCGGAATCCTCTGGTCTGA